The following proteins come from a genomic window of Miscanthus floridulus cultivar M001 chromosome 2, ASM1932011v1, whole genome shotgun sequence:
- the LOC136535974 gene encoding NDR1/HIN1-like protein 10, whose product MRDGRDYWRRFACVVCIGVATIAAVAVTVVLVLAYGRAAQPPSFDVSDASLTHFTLSTSADGPTNISYNLTLTVTVRNPNWAMGATFRSLEVDYLFDGQRFGRVAVVAAPGSVVLRAGDTAVFPVATGAGGERVMNLMNGNGSVVAYRNQSMAGAFDVLVGFCGQVTFKPHAMWCRLEVSCPLKLKLPARDADDGAAAVDDKNATACKVLSPQSGC is encoded by the coding sequence ATGCGCGACGGCCGCGATTACTGGCGGCGCTTCGCCTGCGTCGTCTGCATCGGCGTCGCCACCATAGCCGCGGTCGCCGTCACCGTGGTCCTCGTCCTCGCCTACGGCCGCGCCGCGCAGCCACCCAGCTTCGACGTCAGCGACGCCTCGCTCACGCACTTCACGCTCAGCACGTCGGCGGACGGCCCCACCAACATCTCCTACAACCTCACGCTGACGGTCACCGTGCGCAACCCGAACTGGGCCATGGGCGCCACCTTCCGGTCCCTCGAGGTCGACTACCTCTTCGACGGCCAGCGCTTCGGCCGCGTCGCCGTCGTCGCGGCACCGGGATCCGTCGTCCTGCGCGCTGGGGATACCGCCGTGTTCCCCGTCGCCACTGGCGCCGGCGGCGAGCGGGTGATGAACCTCATGAACGGGAACGGCAGCGTTGTGGCGTACAGGAACCAGAGCATGGCGGGGGCGTTCGACGTCTTGGTGGGCTTCTGCGGCCAGGTGACGTTCAAGCCGCACGCTATGTGGTGCAGGCTGGAGGTCAGCTGCCCGCTCAAGCTGAAGCTCCCAGCTCGTGACGCCGacgacggcgccgccgccgtcgacgacaAGAACGCCACCGCCTGCAAGGTGCTTTCGCCGCAGAGCGGGTGCTGA
- the LOC136515194 gene encoding NDR1/HIN1-like protein 10 codes for MAFYEGWCSGKDDDCCSDCSWTQIAIWTVVVLVVCGVIIVLVLAFGVVRPPKATADDAVLQRFALTPADPASNSTVSYNLTATVSLRNPNMYRAIEYGALAVTFSFNGTRFDDSASVPGFEHKARKTATVRVTVGGADKPIKLSKPGVGEFRAENDTGKFGVEMRLDTVLQYKGRSAKCPLVVVCPLQLQLVDPDVAATAFQRTKCTILRAKKSGC; via the coding sequence ATGGCGTTCTACGAGGGCTGGTGCAGCGGCAAGGACGACGACTGCTGCTCCGACTGCAGCTGGACGCAGATCGCCATCTGgaccgtcgtcgtcctcgtcgtgtGCGGCGTCATCATCGTCCTCGTGCTCGCCTTCGGCGTGGTGCGCCCGCCCAAGGCCACCGCCGACGACGCCGTGCTGCAGCGGTTCGCTCTGACCCCCGCCGACCCGGCGTCCAACTCCACCGTCTCCTACAACCTCACCGCCACGGTGTCGCTGCGGAACCCCAACATGTACCGCGCCATCGAGTACGGCGCGCTGGCCGTGACCTTCTCCTTCAACGGCACCCGCTTCGACGACTCCGCGTCCGTGCCAGGGTTCGAGCACAAGGCGCGGAAGACGGCGACGGTGCGCGTGACGGTCGGCGGTGCGGACAAGCCCATCAAGCTGAGCAAGCCCGGGGTGGGCGAGTTCCGCGCGGAGAACGACACGGGGAAGTTCGGCGTGGAGATGCGGCTCGACACGGTGCTCCAGTACAAGGGCCGCTCCGCCAAGTGCCCGCTCGTCGTTGTGTGCCCGCTCCAGCTCCAGCTCGTCGACCCTGACGTCGCCGCCACCGCGTTCCAGCGGACCAAGTGCACCATCCTCCGCGCCAAGAAGTCCgggtgctag
- the LOC136515185 gene encoding lysine--tRNA ligase, chloroplastic/mitochondrial-like: MEALRAWRASSNLIGFAASRAAASRTLGLRIRCCSAAAATTNPPAQPQDRRRRSASSSASTSDRDSIRAIRLKKVEELRAKGHEPYAYKWDRTHTTKELQEQYAHLVNGEVCEDVSVSVAGRIVARRAFGKLVFMTVRDDAGTMQLYCEKDSLTEDQFEQLKAFIDIGDILGASGSIKKTEKGELSVYVKFFEILTKSLLPLPDKYHGLTDVDKRYRQRYVDMIANPKVSDVFRTRAKVVSEIRKTMESFGFIEVETPVLQGAAGGAEARPFITYHNSLQRDLYLRIATELHLKRMLVGGLEKVYEIGRIFRNEGISTRHNPEFTTIEMYEAYSDYESMMNMAEEIVTRCAMVTHGKLKVDYEGTEISLERPWRRETMHSLVKEATGIDFNSFGDVESAKRAVRGLPGFEVGNNESTSLQACSSVGHVLNEVFETFVESTLVQPTFVLDYPVEISPLAKPHRSHVGLTERFELFISGREIGNAFSELTDPIDQRSRFENQIKQHNAKRAAMAKEVKSTEGEGDDDYSYEVSLDEDFLTSLEYGMPPASGMGLGIDRLVMLLTNSSSIRDVIAFPVLKIQQ; the protein is encoded by the exons ATGGAGGCGCTGCGGGCGTGGAGGGCCTCCTCCAATCTCATCGGCTTCGCGGCCTCCCGCGCCGCCGCTTCAAGGACCCTTGGCCTCCGCATCCGCTGCTGCTccgcggccgccgccaccacgaACCCGCCGGCGCAGCCTCAGGATCGCCGACGCCGTAGCGCATCCTCATCCGCCTCCACCTCTGACCGCGATTCCATCCGCGCCATCCGCCTGAAAAAA GTTGAGGAGCTCAGAGCGAAGGGGCATGAGCCGTACGCGTACAAGTGGGACAGGACTCACACTACCAAGGAGCTTCAGGAACAGTACGCTCATCTTGTGAATGGTGAAGTGTGCGAGGACGTGTCTGTGTCCGTAGCTGGCAGGATTGTTGCCCGAAGGGCATTTGGAAAGCTTGTTTTTATGACTGTAAGAGACGATGCGGGGACTATGCAG CTTTATTGCGAGAAAGACAGCCTTACAGAGGACCAATTTGAGCAGCTGAAGGCATTTATTGATATTGGTGATATATTAGGTGCAAGTGGATCCATTAAAAAGACAGAGAAAG GGGAGCTATCTGTTTATGTGAAATTTTTTGAAATTCTCACTAAATCCTTACTCCCACTACCAGACAAATATCATGGATTAACTGATGTGGACAAACGTTATCGTCAAAG GTATGTTGACATGATTGCAAATCCTAAGGTTTCTGATGTATTCCGAACTAGGGCAAAG GTGGTTTCTGAGATTCGCAAGACAATGGAATCATTTGGTTTTATTGAAGTTGAAACTCCAGTTCTACag GGAGCAGCAGGTGGTGCTGAAGCTAGACCTTTTATAACCTACCATAACTCACTTCAAAGAGATCTTTACTTGAGGATTGCAACAGAGCTGCATTTGAAAAGGATGTTG GTTGGAGGGCTTGAGAAGGTCTATGAGATTGGAAGAATATTCCGGAATGAAGGCATTTCTACTCGTCATAATCCTGAATTTACCACTATTGAG ATGTATGAAGCATATTCAGACTATGAAAGCATGATGAATATGGCTGAAGAAATTGTTACTCGATGTGCTATGGTTACTCATGGCAAGCTTAAGGTTGATTATGAG GGAACTGAAATCTCGCTTGAAAGACCATGGAGGAGGGAGACCATGCATTCTCTTGTCAAAGAAGCAACTGGAATTGACTTTAACAGCTTCGGAGACGTTGAATCTGCAAAAAGAGCTGTGAGGGGGCTGCCAGGTTTCGAAGTAGGAAACAATGAAAGTACTTCGTTGCAAGCCTGTTCATCTGTTGGACATGTTCTCAATGAG GTTTTTGAGACTTTTGTTGAATCTACTCTTGTACAACCAACATTTGTCCTTGACTACCCAGTTGAGATATCACCATTGGCAAAACCACATCGGAG TCATGTTGGCCTTACTGAGCGATTCGAACTTTTCATTTCTGGTCGTGAGATTGGCAATGCGTTTTCTGAGCTCACAGACCCAATTGATCAG AGGAGCCGTTttgaaaatcaaataaaacagCACAATGCTAAGCGTGCTGCAATGGCTAAGGAGGTCAAATCTACTGAAGGTGAAGGAGATGATGATTATTCCTATGAAGTTTCTTTAGATGAAGACTTCTTGACTTCATTAGAATACGGAATGCCACCAGCATCAGGAATG GGCCTCGGTATCGACCGgttagtaatgcttttgacaaacTCTTCTAGCATAAGGGATGTTATTGCCTTTCCTGTTTTGAAGATTCAGCAATAG
- the LOC136515204 gene encoding glycine-rich RNA-binding protein RZ1A-like, whose amino-acid sequence MADVDEYRCFIGNLSWSTTDESLKDAFSKFGNLTEAKVVLDKFSGRSRGFGFVTFDEKQAMEDAIEGMNGLDLDGRNITVDKAQPQGPGRDRNGDRDYDRERGSRYDRGRDYGGGRAPRGGGGGGGGGGDCFKCGKPGHFARECPSGDGGRGDRYGGRDDKYGGGGGGRYGSDRGGDRYSGRSRDGGSYGGDRYSRDRSGPY is encoded by the exons ATGGCTGATGTTGACGAGTACCGTTGCTTCATCGGGAATCTGTCCTGGTCGACAACTGATGAAAGCCTCAAGGACGCATTCAGCAAATTCGGCAACCTCACTGAGGCAAAG GTGGTTCTTGACAAATTTTCTGGCCGTTCTCGTGGTTTCGGCTTTGTCACTTTTGATGAGAAGCAAGCCATGGAGGATGCTATTGAGGGAATGAATGGACTGGACTTGGACGGGAGGAACATCACTGTTGATAAAGCTCAGCCACAAGGACCTGGTAGAGACCGTAATGGTGACCGTGATTATGACCGTGAGCGTGGATCTCGTTATGATCGTGGTCGTGACTATGGTGGTGGGCGTGCACcacgaggtggtggtggtggtggtggtggtggtggggactGCTTCAAGTGTGGGAAACCTGGTCATTTTGCTAGAGAGTGCCCATCTGGGGATGGTGGGAGAGGGGACAGATATGGTGGCAGAGATGACAagtatggtggtggtggtggcgggcgttATGGATCTGACCGTGGTGGTGACCGATACTCTGGCCGTAGCCGAGATGGTGGCAGCTATGGGGGCGACCGCTACAGCCGTGACCGATCAGGTCCTTACTGA